The sequence below is a genomic window from Micromonospora aurantiaca ATCC 27029.
CGGAGTCAGCACCGAGCCGGACGGGTCGGGCTGAGCCCCGGCGGAACCGGTCGGGGACGGGTCGGTGCCCGGCGCGCCGGTGTTGCGATCCGTACCGGTGCAGGAGTACAGCAGGACAATCAGGAAGAGCAGCCCCGCTCCGAGCACGACGGCACGACGCCGCCAGTACACGGCAGGGGGCAGGGGGCCGACCGTCAGACGCATGATGCGCCTACCGTAGCCGCGCGGCGCACGGCTCGCCGGTCCGACGCGCCGGGAACCCGCCGCCGTACGGCCACCGTCGTCCACACTGGATTCCTACCGCCACCGTCAGAGGTAGACCTTGCGCTGGTAGATCGCGTGCGCGCCGGCCACCCGGTCGAGGAAGAGCAGCCCCGCGCAGTGGTCGATCTCGTGCTGGAGCGCCCGCGCCTCGAAGCCGTCCGTCACCAGGCGGACCGGCTCGCCGCTGCCGGGAAGCGCACCCTCGACGACCAGGCGGCTGGCCCGCTTCACGTCGCCGGTCAGGTCCGGCACCGACATGCAGCCCTCCCGGCCGGCCTTCCACCGGGACGCCTCCACCACGCGCGCGTTGCAGAGCACGAACGTGCCGTGCACGGTGACCGCCTTCGGGTGCCCCGTCACGTCCACCGCGAACACCTGCGCGCTCACCCCGACCTGCGGCGCCGCCAGTCCCACGCAACCGGGCGAGACGCGCATGGTGGCCACCAGGTCGGCGGCGAGGCGCACCACCTCGGCAGACGTCGGGTCGACCTCCGGGCCCGGTCGGCTCAGCACCGGCTCCGGCGCGGTGACCACCGCCCGTACCGCGCCGGGGATGCCGAGCTTCTCCGGGGTCCAGCCGCCCAGGCCCGCGTACTCCGGCCCGGTCACAGCAGATCCGTGTCCGCCGGGC
It includes:
- a CDS encoding peptide deformylase, with the translated sequence MTGPEYAGLGGWTPEKLGIPGAVRAVVTAPEPVLSRPGPEVDPTSAEVVRLAADLVATMRVSPGCVGLAAPQVGVSAQVFAVDVTGHPKAVTVHGTFVLCNARVVEASRWKAGREGCMSVPDLTGDVKRASRLVVEGALPGSGEPVRLVTDGFEARALQHEIDHCAGLLFLDRVAGAHAIYQRKVYL